A region of Pyxidicoccus parkwaysis DNA encodes the following proteins:
- a CDS encoding TolC family protein codes for MRRHLDRGVTVALVLAAGLSAAQLTPGSVGPGGSPSPTPGTSGTGTTGTSTGTSTTPGTGTSTTPGTGTSTTPGTGTSTTPMPGTGTSATPSTPGTGADSTGGNAQTPRSGTGPPSLPPGPPTIAPNTVDQPTAMPSGKTVSPAPVREPAQQAQQATQEVTETPDSDVPAHPAPMTLAQLVERARATDSRVEEATAELRKFNALYQQARWAWFPKFEITVGLGGPVPEARNDGLGGPPTTKASFEGDLNFGHVGITAFSTGNAVLPIYTFGKLSALEKAGSRGPVVGEALRERARAEAGFQAAQAYFGYQLARSGLKQLEDVSKRLEDAAERIDALLKEESQQVSQVDTYKVRFFRQVVDARRAEALQGQQLALAAISLLSNTPAGSPVAVVEEDLPLDEAVAPPSLERALELAEQRRPELTAITAGIAAREAEVFIRERSYYPDIGLAGFYDIRITTSATRQLSPFAYDPYNDRTVGLGLVMRGTFDIPVKDAQLEQARAELDKLHAQEKQIHSGIRLEVTKVHGELVAAWARAKAYGEAEKNARRWVTAAFAAFDLGTGETRDLVDAFTAYAQASGDKSKSWFDVRLGMAALDRVTGATPASGE; via the coding sequence ATGCGCAGACACCTGGATCGAGGCGTGACAGTGGCGCTGGTGCTGGCGGCCGGACTCTCGGCGGCACAGCTCACTCCCGGGTCGGTGGGCCCAGGAGGCAGTCCGTCTCCCACTCCCGGGACGTCCGGCACGGGGACGACGGGCACTTCGACGGGAACCTCCACGACGCCCGGGACGGGCACTTCGACGACGCCCGGGACGGGCACTTCGACGACACCCGGGACGGGCACGTCCACCACGCCCATGCCCGGGACGGGGACCTCCGCCACGCCCTCCACGCCGGGGACGGGCGCTGACTCCACGGGCGGCAACGCGCAGACGCCCCGGTCGGGCACCGGGCCGCCGTCGCTTCCTCCGGGGCCTCCCACCATCGCGCCGAACACGGTGGACCAGCCCACGGCCATGCCCTCCGGCAAGACGGTGTCGCCCGCGCCCGTGCGCGAGCCCGCGCAGCAGGCGCAGCAGGCCACTCAGGAGGTGACCGAGACGCCCGACTCGGACGTGCCCGCCCATCCGGCGCCGATGACGCTCGCGCAACTGGTGGAGCGGGCGCGGGCCACGGACTCGCGGGTGGAGGAGGCCACGGCGGAGCTGCGCAAGTTCAATGCGCTCTACCAGCAGGCGCGGTGGGCCTGGTTCCCCAAGTTCGAAATCACGGTGGGCCTGGGCGGCCCCGTGCCCGAGGCCCGCAACGACGGGCTGGGCGGCCCGCCCACCACCAAGGCCTCGTTCGAGGGCGACCTCAACTTCGGCCACGTGGGAATCACCGCCTTCTCCACGGGCAACGCGGTGCTGCCCATCTACACGTTCGGCAAGCTGAGCGCGCTGGAGAAGGCGGGCTCCCGAGGGCCGGTGGTGGGCGAGGCGCTGCGCGAGCGCGCCCGGGCCGAGGCGGGCTTCCAGGCCGCGCAGGCGTACTTCGGCTATCAGCTCGCGCGCTCCGGCCTGAAGCAATTGGAGGACGTCTCGAAGCGCCTGGAGGACGCCGCCGAGCGCATCGACGCGCTGCTGAAGGAGGAGTCGCAGCAGGTGTCGCAGGTGGACACGTACAAGGTCCGCTTCTTCCGCCAGGTCGTCGACGCGCGCCGCGCGGAGGCCCTGCAGGGCCAGCAGCTCGCGCTGGCCGCCATCAGCCTCCTGTCCAACACGCCAGCGGGCTCGCCGGTGGCCGTGGTGGAGGAGGATTTGCCGCTCGACGAGGCCGTGGCGCCGCCCTCGCTGGAGCGCGCGCTGGAGCTGGCCGAGCAGCGCCGGCCGGAGCTCACCGCCATCACCGCGGGCATCGCCGCGCGCGAGGCGGAGGTGTTCATCCGCGAGCGCAGCTACTACCCGGACATCGGGCTCGCCGGCTTCTACGACATCCGCATCACCACCAGCGCCACGCGCCAGCTCAGCCCCTTCGCGTATGACCCGTACAACGACCGCACCGTGGGCCTGGGCCTGGTGATGCGCGGCACCTTCGACATCCCCGTCAAGGACGCGCAGCTCGAGCAGGCGCGCGCCGAGCTGGACAAGCTGCACGCCCAGGAGAAGCAGATTCACTCCGGCATCCGCCTGGAGGTGACGAAGGTGCACGGCGAGCTGGTGGCGGCCTGGGCCCGCGCGAAGGCCTATGGCGAGGCGGAGAAGAATGCCCGCCGCTGGGTGACGGCCGCCTTCGCCGCGTTCGACCTGGGAACGGGTGAGACGCGGGACCTGGTGGATGCGTTCACGGCCTACGCCCAGGCCTCTGGCGACAAGTCGAAGAGCTGGTTCGACGTCCGCCTGGGCATGGCCGCCCTGGACCGCGTCACCGGGGCAACGCCCGCGTCGGGTGAATAA
- the miaA gene encoding tRNA (adenosine(37)-N6)-dimethylallyltransferase MiaA, whose protein sequence is MGEGTEGRPLLTVIAGPTASGKTALAIELARRAGGEILSADSQQVYRHFDIGTAKPSAEELASVPHHLVSEVDPLEAFSAAEYQRRADAVISGIAARGRPVFVVGGTGLYLRVLLHGVVDAPGALPELRAELEAQAAAEGREAVHRRLAAVDPETAAKLPPQDLVRVVRALEIHAQTGVPASEFRRAHAFSGDRYPFRLYVLDPPREALYQRINARTEAMFAGGLVEETRELMARGYTDAAPMRSVGYVQARAVVEGRMTRAEAVHDTAQETRRYAKRQLTWFRKEPGAVFLQPPYEPLPGPLETTT, encoded by the coding sequence ATGGGTGAGGGGACGGAGGGACGGCCGTTGCTGACGGTGATTGCCGGACCGACCGCGTCAGGGAAGACGGCGCTCGCCATCGAGCTGGCGCGCCGCGCGGGTGGGGAAATCCTCAGCGCGGACTCGCAGCAGGTGTACCGGCACTTCGACATCGGCACCGCGAAGCCCTCGGCCGAGGAGCTGGCCTCGGTGCCGCATCACCTCGTGTCCGAGGTGGACCCGCTGGAGGCATTCTCCGCCGCCGAGTACCAGCGTCGCGCGGACGCGGTCATCTCCGGGATTGCGGCGCGCGGACGGCCCGTGTTCGTCGTGGGTGGCACGGGGCTGTACCTGCGCGTGCTGCTGCATGGCGTGGTGGACGCCCCCGGCGCGCTGCCCGAGTTGAGAGCGGAGCTGGAAGCGCAGGCCGCCGCCGAGGGGCGCGAGGCGGTGCATCGCCGACTGGCGGCGGTGGACCCGGAGACGGCGGCGAAGCTGCCCCCGCAGGACCTGGTCCGCGTCGTCCGCGCGCTGGAGATTCATGCGCAGACGGGCGTACCCGCGTCGGAGTTCCGGAGGGCTCATGCGTTCTCCGGAGACCGGTATCCCTTCCGGCTGTACGTGCTGGACCCGCCGCGCGAGGCGCTCTACCAGCGCATCAACGCGCGCACGGAGGCCATGTTCGCTGGTGGGCTCGTGGAGGAGACGCGCGAGCTGATGGCGCGGGGGTACACGGATGCGGCCCCCATGCGCAGCGTGGGCTACGTGCAGGCGCGCGCGGTGGTGGAGGGGCGGATGACGCGGGCGGAGGCCGTCCACGACACCGCGCAGGAGACGCGCCGCTACGCCAAGCGCCAGCTCACGTGGTTCCGCAAGGAGCCCGGCGCCGTGTTCCTGCAGCCGCCGTACGAGCCCCTGCCCGGGCCTCTAGAAACAACAACCTGA
- a CDS encoding response regulator: MKVLLVEDDASLREGMGEIIAELAEVREVATETEALEALRSERFDLVITDLRIAGREHGGREVLEAARRAQQAVAIVSAAAPDEVSRTLRPHVPDAVLVKPFQLDDIMTLVERFLALRRQAEGVAATGAPSPESAWTESQPGVLTSPAGPDASWLRVEPGRAFAWRSHSKGGEGVLLVEGDLEVAGERHTAPRYLFVGAGQAPEAHSRQGVLAITLALKG; encoded by the coding sequence ATGAAGGTGCTGCTGGTCGAGGACGACGCGAGCCTCCGGGAAGGCATGGGCGAAATCATCGCCGAGCTGGCCGAGGTGCGTGAGGTCGCCACCGAGACCGAGGCGCTGGAAGCTCTCCGCTCGGAGCGGTTCGACCTGGTCATCACGGACCTGCGCATCGCCGGCCGGGAGCATGGTGGCCGCGAGGTGCTGGAGGCCGCCCGGCGCGCGCAGCAGGCGGTGGCCATCGTCAGCGCCGCCGCTCCGGATGAGGTCTCCCGGACCCTGCGCCCGCACGTGCCGGACGCGGTGCTGGTGAAGCCCTTCCAGCTCGACGACATCATGACGCTGGTGGAGCGCTTCCTCGCCCTGCGACGGCAGGCGGAGGGCGTGGCCGCCACGGGCGCACCGTCTCCCGAGAGCGCCTGGACGGAGAGCCAGCCTGGCGTCCTCACGAGTCCGGCGGGCCCGGACGCGTCCTGGTTGCGCGTGGAGCCCGGCCGGGCCTTCGCGTGGCGCTCGCACTCGAAGGGCGGCGAGGGCGTGCTGCTGGTGGAAGGCGATCTAGAGGTGGCGGGCGAGCGGCACACCGCGCCCCGGTACCTCTTCGTGGGGGCCGGACAAGCACCCGAGGCGCACTCCCGCCAGGGCGTCCTCGCCATCACCCTGGCGCTGAAAGGTTAG
- a CDS encoding class I fructose-bisphosphate aldolase: MAYTERVKQILSWYTSDSPGVLTNLARLMNTGTLAGTGKLVILPVDQGFEHGPARSFGPNVAGYDPDYHAQLAIDSGCNAYAAPLGFLEAVAGKFAGEIPLLLKLNNSDSLAKTPAPISAVTASVKDAVRLGCVAVGYTIYPGSAARNEQYEALREIIKEAKEYGLPTVVWAYPRGNMSKEGETGIDVVAYAAQISAQLGAHIIKVKPPQDHLEQPEAKKAFEKAGIPTKTMADRVREVVRSAFNGKRIVIFSGGEAKDTPALLEEIRQINAGGGFGSIMGRNAFQRPHDESVKLLKDVMGIFASGRG, encoded by the coding sequence ATGGCCTATACCGAGCGCGTCAAGCAGATCCTCTCCTGGTACACGTCCGACAGCCCGGGCGTGCTGACCAACCTCGCCCGCCTCATGAACACCGGCACGCTGGCCGGCACGGGCAAGCTCGTCATCCTCCCCGTGGATCAGGGCTTCGAGCACGGTCCCGCGCGCTCGTTCGGCCCCAACGTCGCCGGGTATGATCCGGACTACCACGCGCAGCTCGCCATCGACTCCGGCTGCAATGCCTACGCGGCGCCGCTGGGCTTCCTGGAGGCCGTCGCCGGCAAGTTCGCGGGCGAGATTCCCCTCCTCCTCAAGCTCAACAACTCCGACTCGCTGGCCAAGACGCCCGCGCCCATCTCCGCGGTGACGGCCTCCGTGAAGGACGCCGTCCGCCTGGGCTGCGTCGCGGTGGGCTACACGATTTATCCCGGCTCCGCCGCGCGCAACGAGCAGTACGAGGCGCTGCGGGAGATCATCAAGGAGGCCAAGGAGTACGGCCTGCCGACGGTCGTCTGGGCCTACCCCCGCGGCAACATGTCCAAGGAGGGTGAGACGGGCATCGACGTGGTGGCGTACGCGGCGCAGATCAGCGCCCAGCTCGGCGCGCACATCATCAAGGTGAAGCCGCCGCAGGACCACCTCGAGCAGCCCGAGGCGAAGAAGGCCTTCGAGAAGGCCGGCATCCCCACCAAGACGATGGCCGACCGCGTGCGCGAGGTGGTGCGCTCCGCGTTCAACGGCAAGCGCATCGTCATCTTCTCCGGCGGCGAGGCCAAGGACACCCCGGCCCTGCTCGAGGAGATTCGTCAGATCAACGCGGGCGGCGGCTTCGGCTCCATCATGGGCCGCAACGCCTTCCAGCGTCCGCACGACGAGTCCGTGAAGCTGCTCAAGGACGTGATGGGCATCTTCGCCAGCGGCCGCGGCTAG
- a CDS encoding RsmB/NOP family class I SAM-dependent RNA methyltransferase, which translates to MLRGEPLKAALAESLREADGLGGQERRFTAFAVRELSRHQRLLDLAARLLGHTMGKVGLTEDQALVRYALWRRLFCGEGWKRIGPEVRLPGPVRPRTIKDDLLQQVVESPLPEAPVADSPAERLAVRYSFPTWFVQRLAQVYPEDVLEGLVSSLDEEPALHFRVRPPGTRDAVLAALAEEGVAAEPVAAAPDAVRVVDASHRIFETKVMKSGKLQVQDVGSQLISELCRPAGGSMAGLTVADVCAGAGGKTLALADFVGPSGRVLAGDRSRRRLAEARERVSRLSLRQVAFPHPLPLSDADVLLIDAPCSGTGSLAREPDQKWKLTAAKVTEFQATQSALLEEVAAQTKPGALIVYATCSVMPEEDEAVVEAFLAKHPDFTLEPVGDVLGAERAALAAQGPYLKALPPRVPGGGFFAARLRKQARG; encoded by the coding sequence GTGCTGCGGGGCGAGCCGCTGAAGGCCGCGCTCGCGGAGTCCCTGCGTGAGGCGGATGGGCTCGGCGGCCAGGAGCGGCGCTTCACCGCCTTCGCCGTGCGTGAGCTCTCCCGGCACCAGCGGCTCCTCGACCTGGCCGCGCGGCTGCTCGGGCACACCATGGGCAAGGTGGGGCTGACGGAGGACCAGGCGCTGGTGCGCTATGCCCTCTGGCGGCGCCTGTTCTGCGGTGAGGGCTGGAAGCGCATCGGCCCCGAGGTGCGGCTGCCCGGCCCGGTGCGCCCGCGCACCATCAAGGACGACCTCCTCCAGCAGGTGGTGGAGTCGCCGCTGCCGGAGGCGCCCGTGGCGGACTCTCCGGCCGAGCGGCTGGCGGTGCGCTACTCGTTCCCCACCTGGTTCGTGCAGCGGCTGGCGCAGGTGTACCCGGAGGACGTGCTGGAGGGCCTCGTGTCCTCGCTGGACGAGGAGCCCGCGCTGCACTTCCGCGTGCGGCCTCCCGGGACGCGCGACGCGGTGCTGGCCGCGCTGGCGGAGGAGGGCGTCGCGGCGGAGCCCGTGGCGGCAGCGCCGGACGCGGTGCGCGTGGTGGACGCCAGCCACCGCATCTTCGAGACGAAGGTGATGAAGTCCGGGAAGCTCCAGGTCCAGGACGTGGGCAGCCAGCTCATCTCCGAGTTGTGCCGGCCCGCGGGCGGCTCGATGGCGGGGCTCACCGTGGCGGACGTGTGCGCCGGAGCGGGCGGCAAGACGCTGGCGCTGGCGGACTTCGTGGGCCCTTCCGGCCGGGTGCTGGCCGGAGACCGCTCGCGGCGCCGGCTGGCAGAGGCCCGCGAGCGGGTGAGCCGGCTCTCGCTGCGGCAGGTCGCCTTCCCGCACCCGCTGCCGCTGTCCGACGCGGATGTGCTGCTCATCGATGCGCCTTGCAGCGGCACGGGCTCGCTGGCGCGCGAGCCGGATCAGAAGTGGAAGCTCACCGCGGCGAAAGTCACGGAGTTCCAGGCCACGCAGTCCGCGCTGCTGGAAGAGGTGGCGGCGCAGACGAAGCCGGGGGCGCTCATCGTCTACGCGACGTGCTCGGTGATGCCGGAAGAGGATGAGGCGGTGGTGGAGGCCTTCCTGGCGAAGCACCCCGACTTCACGCTGGAGCCGGTGGGAGACGTGCTGGGAGCGGAACGCGCGGCACTGGCGGCACAGGGGCCGTATCTGAAGGCACTGCCTCCGCGCGTGCCCGGTGGCGGCTTCTTCGCGGCGCGGCTCCGGAAACAGGCTCGGGGTTGA
- a CDS encoding diguanylate cyclase, whose protein sequence is MERRGRTSGRSLLLIIEDDAGVRESLMDLLASRFDVLAAPDADAGLELAREHRPDIVLLDRFLPSGDGLLVLEALQRDARTEAVPVIFLTGDADEATLERCLEMGAVDFIHKPASARELLARIDRALRQSEQQRRLQILAQTDALTGLANFRALTVRLEEEFRRAHRYQYSLSVVVIDLDHLKAINDGMGHDVGNRAILALASQLKGNLRESDFAARFGGDEFVALLPHQTALEAAVFAERIRAGLRNVGVQKSDGRPAPFGLSVSVGIADHTLESPKEDPDALLKAADAALYEAKREGRDRVVVFGRPVISPPVQRH, encoded by the coding sequence ATGGAACGGCGTGGCCGTACCTCGGGGCGGTCCCTCCTCCTCATCATCGAGGACGACGCGGGTGTCCGTGAGAGCCTCATGGACCTGCTCGCTTCCCGCTTCGACGTGCTCGCGGCGCCGGACGCGGATGCGGGGCTGGAACTGGCCCGCGAGCACCGGCCGGACATCGTCCTCCTGGACCGCTTCCTTCCCAGCGGCGACGGGCTGCTGGTGCTGGAGGCGCTCCAGCGCGACGCGCGCACCGAGGCCGTCCCCGTCATCTTCCTCACCGGCGACGCGGACGAGGCCACCCTGGAGCGCTGTCTGGAAATGGGCGCGGTGGACTTCATCCACAAGCCGGCGAGCGCGCGCGAATTGCTGGCCCGCATCGACCGGGCGCTGCGCCAGAGCGAGCAGCAGCGCCGGCTCCAGATTCTCGCGCAGACGGACGCGCTCACCGGGCTGGCCAACTTCCGCGCGCTCACCGTCCGGCTGGAGGAGGAGTTCCGCCGCGCGCACCGCTACCAGTACTCGCTGAGCGTGGTGGTGATTGACCTGGACCACCTGAAGGCCATCAACGACGGCATGGGGCACGACGTGGGCAACCGCGCCATCCTCGCGCTGGCGTCGCAGCTCAAGGGCAACCTGCGCGAGTCCGACTTCGCGGCCCGCTTCGGCGGGGACGAGTTCGTGGCGCTGCTGCCGCACCAGACGGCGCTGGAGGCAGCCGTGTTCGCCGAGCGCATCCGTGCCGGCCTTCGCAACGTGGGCGTGCAGAAGAGCGACGGTCGCCCTGCCCCGTTTGGCCTCAGTGTCAGCGTGGGCATCGCCGACCATACGTTGGAGAGTCCGAAGGAGGACCCGGACGCGCTGCTGAAGGCGGCGGACGCGGCCCTCTACGAGGCGAAGCGCGAGGGACGGGATCGGGTGGTGGTGTTCGGCCGGCCGGTCATCTCCCCACCGGTGCAGCGGCACTGA
- a CDS encoding tetratricopeptide repeat protein — MYNLLISLAVGIAVALAVKLAGFSLWAGIVPGIIALVGTFVLLARRVAGRIQALMTVVQADLQSQPTSQKDAQGKVDRAVKTLEQGLVYDKWQFMVGPEIHAQIGMLRYMVKDLEGAQAHFKKSSARNYMAKAMEGALYYQRKDLPAMKAAFEAAVKSGKKESIVWAVYAWCLLQNKEKDDALRVLARGVEENPKDEKLKGSLTQLQNDKRLKMKPYEPMWWQFGLEAPPTMPPMGGGRRMQFITRR, encoded by the coding sequence ATGTACAACCTTCTCATTTCCCTGGCCGTGGGAATCGCTGTCGCTCTCGCGGTGAAGCTCGCGGGCTTCTCCCTCTGGGCCGGCATCGTCCCCGGGATCATCGCCCTCGTCGGCACCTTCGTCCTGCTCGCCCGCCGGGTGGCCGGCCGCATCCAGGCCCTGATGACGGTGGTCCAGGCGGACCTCCAGTCGCAGCCCACCAGCCAGAAGGACGCCCAGGGCAAGGTGGACCGGGCCGTGAAGACGCTGGAGCAGGGGCTGGTCTACGACAAGTGGCAGTTCATGGTCGGCCCTGAAATCCACGCGCAGATCGGCATGCTCAGGTACATGGTGAAGGACCTCGAAGGGGCGCAGGCCCACTTCAAGAAGTCCAGCGCGCGCAACTACATGGCCAAGGCCATGGAGGGCGCCCTGTACTACCAGCGCAAGGACCTCCCGGCGATGAAGGCCGCCTTCGAGGCCGCGGTGAAGAGCGGCAAGAAGGAGTCCATCGTCTGGGCCGTGTACGCGTGGTGCCTGCTCCAGAACAAGGAGAAGGACGACGCGCTCAGGGTGCTGGCGCGCGGCGTGGAGGAGAACCCCAAGGACGAGAAGCTCAAGGGCAGCCTCACGCAGCTGCAGAACGACAAGCGCCTGAAGATGAAGCCGTACGAGCCCATGTGGTGGCAGTTCGGGCTCGAGGCCCCTCCGACGATGCCCCCCATGGGTGGCGGCCGTCGGATGCAGTTCATTACGCGACGCTGA
- a CDS encoding HdeD family acid-resistance protein has protein sequence MAITIERNETTPGSTSKVPSTIWGGPFILGLLIAVLGIVSLGATLVTSLVTAVFFGAMLTVAGVSEIVAAFRVRKGGGPFLLYLLGGVLSAVVGLFILVYPKAGLAALTLLLAGYFFASGLFHAITSVVDRYPRWGWDLFYGAVSIFLGIVVMAEWPISAVWLVGTMVGIGILFRGVALMAGSLTLRRAMRQVTT, from the coding sequence ATGGCCATCACCATCGAGCGCAACGAAACGACGCCAGGCAGCACATCGAAGGTCCCCTCGACCATCTGGGGTGGGCCCTTCATCCTGGGCCTGCTGATAGCGGTGCTCGGCATCGTGTCCCTGGGCGCCACGTTGGTCACCAGCCTGGTCACCGCCGTCTTCTTCGGCGCGATGCTGACCGTCGCGGGCGTCTCGGAAATCGTCGCCGCGTTCCGCGTTCGCAAAGGCGGCGGGCCCTTCCTCCTCTACCTGCTGGGAGGCGTGCTCTCCGCCGTGGTGGGGTTGTTCATCCTCGTGTACCCGAAGGCCGGCCTCGCCGCGCTGACACTCCTGCTCGCCGGCTACTTCTTCGCCAGCGGCCTGTTCCACGCGATTACCTCCGTCGTGGACCGCTACCCCCGGTGGGGCTGGGATCTCTTCTACGGCGCCGTCTCCATCTTCCTCGGCATCGTGGTGATGGCGGAGTGGCCCATCTCCGCCGTGTGGCTGGTGGGCACCATGGTGGGCATCGGCATCCTCTTCAGGGGCGTCGCCCTCATGGCCGGCTCCCTGACGCTCCGCCGCGCGATGCGCCAGGTCACCACGTAG
- a CDS encoding response regulator — protein MQGNRLASGSRVAIVGGGIAGAGLAASLLFNGRARGLTLDVRVYAGGTSERTAPPAVLTPECRSRLAALGCRIPTEWRAHELRGVEVIAEGRRELLPAASGGLWVVDGWPQGESGLTQVRDVLATAASAQGARFVSRHVEKVERQAPAPDAPASVRGAGPLVVRAQGSGDRFHAVALATGAGPLMGDAFFKGFRPAPTVAAVQARLRHASPRLELAPLARLWIAPLPTVDGLFLLPAAGSVYALAFGPAVTPADLCQALMMAARDGLVEEGFELAALETTRLPYGPGRTLVAPGQVVVGPAAFGHPLQVGLSETLASCSRAAVALLDGGLEAPTLERRYVREGLGELMEDAAAGARSITWLRRAGRRAPAAFIAAKGRRSLGGVYGGGVLGMSAPTPTALLGAARWAGLREVVGSWMRTTMEPVPTVVPELEPDLYYVVDDDPDAREALTALLESTGAKVVAFADELALFCAVARRPPTAILLDVVLHWVDGLRLAEGLKQHPLTRNTRVVVMSGLNRPHVRQRALDAGAEAFLPKPVDPERLLRLLTGRVPVAPSTVEPETRSTLGEESLGSDRYAS, from the coding sequence ATGCAGGGCAACAGGCTGGCGAGCGGTTCGAGGGTGGCAATCGTCGGAGGCGGCATCGCCGGCGCGGGGCTGGCGGCCTCGCTCCTCTTCAACGGGCGGGCACGCGGCCTCACGCTGGACGTGCGCGTCTACGCGGGCGGGACGTCGGAGCGCACGGCGCCGCCGGCCGTGCTCACCCCGGAGTGCCGCTCGCGGCTGGCCGCCCTGGGCTGTCGCATTCCCACCGAGTGGCGCGCGCATGAGCTGCGCGGCGTGGAAGTCATCGCCGAGGGGCGGCGCGAGCTGCTCCCCGCCGCCTCGGGTGGGCTGTGGGTGGTGGACGGCTGGCCGCAGGGAGAAAGCGGGCTGACGCAGGTGCGCGACGTGCTGGCCACGGCGGCGAGCGCCCAGGGCGCGCGCTTCGTCTCGCGGCACGTGGAGAAGGTGGAGCGGCAGGCTCCGGCGCCGGACGCACCCGCCTCCGTGCGCGGCGCGGGGCCGCTGGTGGTGCGCGCGCAGGGCAGCGGGGACCGCTTCCACGCGGTGGCGCTGGCCACGGGCGCGGGCCCGCTGATGGGCGACGCGTTCTTCAAGGGCTTCCGCCCGGCGCCCACGGTGGCGGCGGTGCAGGCGCGGCTGCGGCACGCGTCGCCCCGGCTGGAGTTGGCGCCGCTGGCGCGCCTGTGGATTGCGCCGCTGCCCACGGTGGACGGGCTGTTCCTGCTGCCGGCCGCGGGTTCGGTGTACGCGCTGGCCTTCGGTCCCGCGGTGACGCCGGCGGACCTGTGCCAGGCGCTGATGATGGCGGCGCGCGACGGGCTGGTGGAGGAAGGCTTCGAGCTGGCGGCGCTGGAGACGACGCGGCTGCCCTACGGGCCTGGCCGCACGTTGGTGGCGCCGGGCCAGGTGGTGGTGGGCCCCGCGGCCTTCGGCCACCCGCTGCAGGTGGGCCTGTCGGAGACGCTGGCCTCGTGCAGCCGCGCAGCGGTGGCGCTGCTCGACGGCGGGCTGGAAGCGCCCACGCTGGAGCGCCGGTACGTGCGCGAGGGCCTGGGCGAGCTGATGGAGGACGCGGCGGCGGGTGCGCGCTCCATCACCTGGCTGCGTCGCGCGGGCCGGCGAGCGCCCGCGGCCTTCATCGCGGCGAAGGGCCGGCGGAGCCTGGGCGGCGTGTACGGTGGAGGCGTGCTCGGAATGAGCGCGCCCACGCCCACGGCGCTGCTGGGAGCGGCGCGCTGGGCGGGCCTGCGTGAAGTCGTGGGCTCGTGGATGCGCACGACGATGGAGCCGGTGCCCACGGTGGTGCCCGAGCTGGAGCCGGACCTCTACTACGTCGTGGACGATGACCCCGACGCGCGCGAGGCGCTGACGGCGCTGCTGGAGAGCACGGGCGCGAAGGTGGTGGCCTTCGCGGACGAGTTGGCGCTGTTCTGCGCGGTGGCGCGGCGGCCGCCCACGGCGATTCTGCTGGACGTGGTGCTGCACTGGGTGGACGGCCTGCGGCTGGCGGAGGGGCTGAAGCAGCACCCGCTCACGCGCAACACGCGGGTGGTGGTGATGAGCGGCCTCAACCGCCCGCACGTCCGCCAGCGGGCGCTGGACGCGGGGGCGGAGGCCTTCCTGCCCAAGCCCGTGGACCCGGAGCGGCTCCTGCGCCTGCTCACGGGCCGCGTGCCGGTGGCACCGTCCACGGTGGAGCCGGAGACCCGGTCCACCTTGGGCGAGGAGTCGCTGGGCTCGGACCGCTACGCGTCCTGA